Proteins encoded within one genomic window of Manduca sexta isolate Smith_Timp_Sample1 chromosome 18, JHU_Msex_v1.0, whole genome shotgun sequence:
- the LOC115452921 gene encoding uncharacterized protein LOC115452921 produces MKFMDKLPTVISCCFCCFLRAGTVMIATFSFIVGLIFAPNMNQTPGFWDMDAVLSNYSTATETAIQMTLGLISVVLCCVSVLLVIGACCNVPVLIEIYQWGVILYSSIVVFLFMILAISCFFIHTNCYLAGGALCALIIFDVLLTAYFVIVANSLRMSLKYLTNEELMI; encoded by the exons atgAAGTTCATGGACAAATTGCCGACGGTGATTAGCTGTTGTTTCTGCTGCTTCCTCCGGGCCGGTACTGTGATGATCGCGACCTTCTCTTTT attgTCGGTCTCATCTTCGCCCCCAATATGAACCAGACACCTGGCTTCTGGGATATGGATGCTGTTCTCTCTAACTACAGCACTGCTACAGAGACAGCCATACAAATGACATTAGGGCTCATCTCAGTAGTCTTGTGCTGTGTCAGCGTTCTTTTAGTCATCGGAGCTTGCTGT aacGTTCCAGTCTTGATCGAGATATACCAATGGGGTGTCATTTTGTATAGCAGTATTGTGGTGTTTCTCTTCATGATTTTGGCAATCAGTTGCTTCTTCATTCACACCAATTGTTATCTCGCCGGCGGCGCGTTGTGCGCTCTTATCATATTCGATGTTTTGT TGACGGCTTATTTCGTGATTGTGGCAAACAGTCTCAGGATGTCTCTGAAATATTTGACAAATGAAGAACTAATGATATGA